The proteins below are encoded in one region of Aquisphaera giovannonii:
- a CDS encoding DUF4097 family beta strand repeat-containing protein, protein MIASMNPRTILPLIPLALLASPGCSALLANLAQARRTEVTTFALGGQGRPSVVVETFNGAVKVAGTSGREVKATVTKIGSGRHQAAAEADLANVQVECKLEGDTVRVVATRIGPRSAGSSGADIEMQVPADASLTLTSRNGRIVADGVHAPVVAHTSNGEIDVRGGRGVLDLETSNGRIDAEAADAVVSARSSNGEVRFAGSLAAGEHSLTTSNGRVILAVPGSARFRVSARTSNGRVTSRLAGLAVEDGKPGSNHLVGRLNGTPGSSPSGAVTRASTAPAVNAEAEDAIDVKLETSNGEITLEPVPTAEAGRP, encoded by the coding sequence ATGATCGCGTCGATGAACCCGCGTACGATCCTGCCGCTGATCCCCCTCGCGCTCCTCGCCTCGCCAGGCTGCTCGGCCCTGCTGGCGAACCTGGCCCAGGCCAGGAGGACCGAGGTGACGACGTTCGCGCTCGGGGGGCAGGGGAGGCCCTCCGTGGTCGTCGAGACCTTCAACGGCGCCGTCAAAGTCGCCGGGACCTCCGGGCGGGAGGTGAAGGCGACGGTGACGAAGATCGGCAGCGGCAGGCACCAGGCGGCCGCGGAGGCGGACCTCGCGAACGTGCAGGTGGAATGCAAGCTCGAGGGGGACACGGTCCGCGTCGTGGCCACGCGGATCGGCCCGAGGTCCGCGGGATCCTCGGGCGCGGACATCGAGATGCAGGTCCCCGCCGACGCCTCCCTGACGCTGACGTCCCGGAACGGCCGGATCGTCGCCGACGGCGTCCACGCGCCGGTCGTCGCCCACACGTCCAACGGCGAGATCGACGTGCGGGGGGGCCGCGGGGTCCTCGACCTGGAGACGAGCAACGGCCGGATCGACGCCGAGGCCGCCGACGCGGTCGTCTCGGCGAGGAGCTCCAACGGCGAGGTCCGCTTCGCCGGGAGCCTGGCCGCGGGCGAGCACTCGCTGACGACCTCCAACGGCCGCGTCATCCTGGCCGTGCCCGGCTCCGCCCGGTTCCGCGTCTCCGCCCGCACCTCCAACGGCCGCGTCACCAGCCGGCTCGCGGGCCTCGCCGTCGAGGACGGCAAGCCGGGCTCGAACCACCTGGTCGGTCGGCTGAACGGGACGCCCGGATCGTCGCCGAGCGGCGCCGTCACGCGGGCGAGCACGGCCCCCGCCGTGAACGCCGAGGCCGAGGACGCGATCGACGTCAAGCTGGAGACGAGCAACGGCGAGATCACCCTGGAGC